Proteins encoded together in one Prunus dulcis chromosome 3, ALMONDv2, whole genome shotgun sequence window:
- the LOC117621512 gene encoding GDSL esterase/lipase 5-like has product MASFRFQIYILAFCVSLLIASSSSHGHSGLQKKHAALFIFGDSLYDPGNNNYINTTKDFQANWLPYGETFFRYPTGRFSNGRLISDFIAEYAKLPFIPAYLQPGLKDYTYGVNFASAGAGALVETFQGFVIDLKTQRSQFKKVEKQLRQKLGEAEAYTLLSKAVYLISIGSNDYSIPLATNTSQEEYVGWVIGNLTSWIEDVYKKGGRKFGFSSVGPIASTPSMRVIQPGNTGPSGEEVTALENLHNRLLSKVLTKLKKELEGFKYSTLNLYTYAKERINHPSKYGMQNGTCSCCEGGLYRGIMSCGGKRCATEYQLCDNVTERAYPQVSKLWWSHDLKEIFEV; this is encoded by the exons ATGGCATCTTTCAGGTTTCAAATCTATATCTTGGCTTTCTGTGTAAGCCTTCTCATTGCAAGTAGCTCTAGCCATGGCCATTCTGGGCTTCAGAAAAAACATGCAGCCCTGTTCATCTTTGGTGATTCACTCTATGATCCTGGAAATAATAACTACATAAATACCACAAAAGATTTCCAGGCCAATTGGTTGCCATATGGTGAAACATTCTTCAGGTACCCAACTGGTAGATTTTCTAATGGGCGTTTAATCTCAGACTTCATTG CTGAGTATGCCAAGTTGCCATTTATACCAGCATATTTACAACCTGGGTTGAAAGACTATACTTATGGGGTGAACTTTGCTTCTGCTGGAGCTGGTGCTCTGGTTGAAACCTTCCAAGGATTT GTGATAGACCTTAAAACTCAACGAAGTCAATTCAAGAAGGTGGAGAAGCAGTTGAGGCAGAAACTAGGTGAAGCAGAAGCCTACACATTGCTGTCCAAAGCTGTCTACTTAATCAGCATTGGAAGCAATGACTATTCTATCCCATTAGCCACCAATACCAGCCAGGAAGAATATGTTGGCTGGGTTATTGGCAACCTGACAAGTTGGATCGAA GATGTATACAAGAAAGGAGGCAGgaaatttggattttcaaGCGTGGGCCCAATTGCTTCTACGCCAAGCATGAGAGTGATTCAACCAGGAAACACGGGCCCTTCCGGGGAGGAAGTTACAGCACTTGAGAATCTACACAATAGACTACTTTCCAAAGTCCTCACAAAGCTGAAGAAAGAGCTTGAAGGATTCAAATACTCAACGCTTAATCTCTACACTTACGCTAAAGAAAGAATTAATCATCCATCAAAATATGGTATGCA GAATGGCACGTGCTCTTGTTGTGAGGG TGGCCTGTATAGAGGAATTATGAGCTGTGGAGGGAAGAGATGTGCCACGGAGTATCAACTATGCGACAATGTTACTGAAAGGGCTTACCCGCAAGTGTCCAAGCTATGGTGGAGCCATGATTTGAAGGAGATATTTGAAGTTTAG